A single region of the Rhizobium grahamii genome encodes:
- a CDS encoding amidohydrolase family protein, translating to MTIQKQIIAGDYLLTMDAENRVITGGAVLVEGGRIVAVGPLAELQASHPDIGVRVFSDAVLMPGLVNAHAHSGFLRGTAEHLPVWDWLTLHINPMHRVLLPHEAEAASWLCYAESVLGGTTTVVDMWRFMDGSAKAASAIGNRLVAVPYVGEHPEYNYFDTLDMNEEMIERWHRKADGRINVWVGLEHLFYADDAGQSRAIDLAKAHDTGFHTHCSEAEIELAEFQKRYGKRPMYALADLGFFDTPRTMIAHGVWLDKAEVEFIAQHRVSIAHNPVSNMKLASGIALVGDMLAAGVPVGIGTDGEKENNNFDMFEEMKVASLLGKLKDLDAAAMDSWDVLRMATITGAKAIGLDHEIGSIEVGKRADLIAVRTDTPRMTPIFGEGPYFNLQHNLVHAVRGGDVCMTMVDGQIVVDDGKLKTADMGDIIREIGRIAPPHFARRAAWLADNREGTAQWTKAS from the coding sequence ATGACAATTCAAAAGCAGATAATCGCCGGCGACTACCTCCTGACGATGGACGCAGAGAACCGTGTCATCACCGGTGGTGCGGTCCTTGTCGAAGGTGGCCGTATCGTGGCTGTTGGGCCGCTTGCCGAATTGCAGGCAAGTCATCCGGACATTGGCGTGCGCGTCTTTTCCGATGCGGTCCTCATGCCCGGGCTCGTCAATGCCCATGCTCATTCCGGCTTTCTCAGGGGCACGGCAGAGCACCTGCCTGTGTGGGATTGGCTGACACTTCACATCAATCCGATGCACCGTGTGCTACTGCCGCATGAAGCGGAAGCCGCCTCCTGGCTTTGTTATGCTGAATCCGTTCTCGGCGGCACGACCACGGTCGTCGACATGTGGCGCTTCATGGACGGCAGCGCAAAGGCCGCATCGGCGATCGGCAATCGCCTGGTGGCGGTGCCCTATGTCGGCGAGCATCCGGAATACAACTATTTCGACACGCTCGACATGAACGAGGAGATGATCGAGCGCTGGCACCGCAAGGCAGACGGGCGCATCAACGTCTGGGTCGGGCTGGAGCATCTGTTCTACGCCGACGACGCGGGGCAGAGTCGGGCGATCGATCTCGCCAAGGCCCACGACACTGGCTTCCATACCCACTGCAGCGAAGCCGAAATCGAGCTGGCCGAGTTCCAAAAGCGATACGGCAAGCGGCCGATGTATGCGCTTGCCGACCTCGGCTTCTTCGATACACCGCGCACAATGATTGCTCATGGTGTCTGGCTGGACAAAGCGGAAGTGGAATTCATTGCCCAGCATCGCGTGTCGATCGCCCACAATCCGGTGAGCAACATGAAGCTCGCGAGCGGTATTGCCTTGGTGGGCGACATGCTCGCGGCTGGGGTTCCCGTCGGCATCGGCACGGACGGCGAGAAGGAAAACAACAACTTCGACATGTTCGAGGAGATGAAGGTCGCATCCCTGCTCGGCAAGCTCAAGGATCTTGATGCCGCCGCCATGGATAGCTGGGATGTCCTGCGGATGGCGACGATAACCGGCGCCAAGGCCATCGGCCTCGACCATGAAATCGGCTCGATTGAGGTCGGAAAACGCGCGGATCTGATCGCGGTCCGGACCGATACGCCACGCATGACCCCGATCTTCGGAGAGGGGCCATACTTCAATCTGCAGCACAATCTCGTTCACGCGGTACGAGGCGGAGACGTCTGCATGACGATGGTCGACGGCCAGATCGTTGTCGATGACGGAAAACTGAAGACCGCCGACATGGGCGACATCATCCGTGAGATCGGCCGTATCGCACCGCCGCATTTCGCAAGGCGCGCGGCGTGGTTGGCGGATAACCGCGAGGGCACCGCGCAATGGACCAAGGCAAGCTGA
- a CDS encoding aromatic ring-hydroxylating oxygenase subunit alpha, translated as MAKTTDRAALNEWYAIETAAELTAKPVRSRLLGQDIELFRREDGQPVVREIEAGWPTGPALPVREKYGCIWTTLGHPNKEIFEISEADETDRRFVPCGWVKMRASGLRVVENFLDMAHFPFVHTDILGSEPHTEVPGYLSEIRRDIDEVWATNCTFFQPRIAATESEGAFVQLTYRVPTPFVVMLYRVCPTAPERLDAIALFIHPIEEDLCRAQPVMYLVDNSSTHTALLNFEQVIFMQDRIIVENQRPLLLPLEARQEIPTRADSSSVAYRRWLKEKGIRFGTTMGAG; from the coding sequence ATGGCGAAGACGACGGATAGGGCCGCGCTCAACGAGTGGTATGCCATTGAAACGGCGGCGGAGCTGACCGCCAAGCCCGTCCGCAGTCGTCTGCTCGGACAGGACATCGAACTCTTCAGGCGGGAAGACGGACAGCCGGTCGTTCGCGAGATCGAAGCCGGATGGCCGACCGGTCCTGCTCTGCCTGTCCGGGAGAAGTACGGATGCATTTGGACGACGCTCGGTCATCCGAACAAGGAAATCTTCGAGATCTCGGAGGCCGATGAGACCGATCGCCGTTTCGTCCCCTGCGGTTGGGTGAAAATGCGCGCATCGGGGTTGCGCGTCGTCGAAAATTTCCTTGATATGGCGCACTTTCCGTTCGTCCACACGGACATTCTGGGTTCCGAGCCGCATACCGAAGTGCCGGGCTATCTCAGCGAAATTCGCCGCGATATCGACGAGGTTTGGGCCACCAACTGCACCTTCTTCCAGCCGCGCATTGCCGCGACCGAAAGCGAGGGAGCCTTTGTCCAGCTGACATATCGTGTTCCCACGCCGTTTGTTGTCATGCTCTACAGGGTCTGCCCGACAGCGCCCGAACGACTGGATGCCATCGCCCTCTTCATCCACCCGATCGAGGAGGATCTGTGCCGGGCACAGCCCGTCATGTATCTCGTCGACAACAGCTCGACGCACACGGCGCTGCTCAATTTCGAGCAGGTGATCTTCATGCAGGATCGCATCATCGTCGAAAATCAGCGTCCCCTGCTTCTGCCGCTCGAAGCGCGCCAGGAGATCCCGACGCGAGCGGATAGCTCCTCGGTCGCATATCGTCGCTGGCTGAAGGAGAAGGGTATCCGCTTCGGCACCACGATGGGGGCCGGCTGA
- a CDS encoding GMC family oxidoreductase → MEAPIIPTRSIARAYDYIVVGAGSGGCAVARRLVDNSDASVLLLEAGPACIGIAEIDDPARWVPLGRGTYDWGYDYAPTGRINDRTIGIPRGKVLGGSSSINAMMWYRGHPMDYDAWAASGAEGWSFNEVLPYFKRCEDWEAGETALRGAGGPLRIERSRAPHPVADAMLGGCAELGIPVIDDPNGPSNEGAALANLNICGNERWSSARGYIWPILDNERLTILTDALALDLGIEHGRCTSVRFTHGGQYHDVRATTGIVLALGAINTPKLLTLSGIGDPLDLARLGIDIKAALPGVGKNLQDHPLVQACVFRATRPLGAVRDNGGGTVINWKSSQSLPQADLHAFPVQGNSAEARIRELYDLSGDVFSIGCGLMRSKSRGYMRVLSSAPDGAIEIQPNYLAEQSDLDALVVAVETMMELAATQSYADWFGGYAAPPRRLSRAEIIDYVRNACSTFFHVVGTCAMGNDDAAVVDSRLRVRGIEGLVIADASVMPTIPTCHTHAPVTMIGERAADFLLGAA, encoded by the coding sequence ATGGAAGCGCCAATCATACCGACGAGATCCATTGCCCGCGCCTACGACTACATCGTCGTCGGCGCTGGTTCGGGTGGCTGTGCCGTCGCGCGCCGTCTGGTGGATAATAGCGATGCCAGCGTGCTGCTGCTCGAAGCCGGACCGGCCTGTATAGGCATTGCTGAGATCGATGATCCGGCGCGCTGGGTTCCCCTCGGGCGCGGGACGTATGATTGGGGCTACGACTACGCGCCGACCGGGCGCATAAACGACCGCACTATCGGAATCCCGCGTGGCAAGGTCCTCGGAGGGTCGAGCAGCATCAATGCGATGATGTGGTATCGCGGCCATCCAATGGACTACGACGCTTGGGCGGCATCCGGGGCAGAGGGCTGGTCGTTCAACGAGGTGTTGCCCTATTTTAAGCGTTGCGAGGATTGGGAAGCCGGCGAAACCGCGCTGCGCGGTGCCGGCGGCCCGCTTCGCATCGAACGTAGCCGCGCTCCCCATCCGGTAGCGGACGCCATGCTCGGCGGATGTGCCGAACTCGGTATTCCCGTCATCGATGATCCGAACGGGCCATCCAACGAAGGTGCGGCTCTCGCGAACCTGAATATTTGCGGCAACGAGCGCTGGAGCTCGGCGAGGGGGTACATCTGGCCGATCCTCGACAATGAACGCCTGACAATCCTGACAGACGCCCTGGCGCTCGACTTGGGAATCGAGCACGGCCGCTGCACCTCCGTGAGGTTCACCCATGGTGGCCAGTACCACGACGTTCGGGCAACAACCGGTATCGTTCTGGCGCTTGGTGCGATCAACACGCCGAAGCTGCTGACGCTGTCAGGGATTGGCGATCCGCTCGACCTGGCGCGGCTCGGGATCGATATCAAGGCAGCGCTTCCTGGCGTCGGAAAGAACCTTCAGGACCATCCGCTCGTTCAGGCCTGCGTCTTTCGAGCGACAAGACCGCTCGGCGCGGTGCGTGATAATGGCGGCGGGACTGTCATTAACTGGAAGTCATCTCAGAGTTTGCCGCAGGCCGATCTTCACGCATTTCCGGTGCAGGGCAACAGCGCCGAAGCGCGTATTCGCGAGCTGTATGACCTGTCCGGCGACGTCTTCTCGATCGGCTGCGGGCTCATGCGGTCGAAGAGCCGCGGATATATGCGCGTGCTGTCGAGCGCGCCTGACGGTGCGATTGAAATTCAACCGAACTACCTGGCGGAACAGTCCGATCTGGATGCTCTGGTCGTCGCGGTCGAAACGATGATGGAGCTTGCCGCGACGCAGAGCTACGCCGACTGGTTTGGTGGTTATGCAGCGCCACCCCGGCGGCTGTCGCGTGCCGAGATCATCGACTACGTCAGAAATGCCTGCTCGACCTTTTTCCACGTCGTCGGCACATGCGCGATGGGAAATGACGATGCAGCCGTTGTCGACAGCCGCCTGCGCGTTCGTGGCATCGAAGGTCTTGTTATCGCGGATGCCTCTGTCATGCCGACGATCCCGACCTGCCATACCCATGCTCCCGTCACGATGATCGGCGAACGCGCCGCCGATTTCCTGCTTGGTGCGGCGTGA